In Plasmodium falciparum 3D7 genome assembly, chromosome: 6, the genomic window ATTTATTCAAGCAGCTAAATTAGAGagattaaatatattaaaatatttatattctgtaaaaaaagaaattattaatcAGTTAGATGCCGAAAATGTGTTATCTCCTATTCATGTTGCTGCGGAAGAAGGGCATGTGGAAGTATTAAAATTTCTTTTAGAAAACGAAGTAAACATTAATCTCACCAATAAATATCATCAAAATGCTTTACATATAGCTTGTCTAGAGAATCAGGAAAAAATCGTACATTATTTGTTAAGTCATAATATTGATATTAATTGtaaagataatattaatggtgAATGTCCATTAATGATATGTATAAGAACACGAAATGAAAATCTAGCTTTATTAATTTTGAatgaaggaaaaaatattaattataatctTACTAATATACATGGAGAAACATCCttaatatattctattttttatGGTCTATATGATGTTGCagatatattaatgaaaagaGGAGCTGATGTATCTGTACGTGATATTAATGGTGACAAATCGTATAACGTTGCTTGTGAAAGAGTATTATCACATAAAACATGTAAAaaggttttaaaaaaattcctTAAATTGTATCGCtcacaaaataaaaacttCTTACCAAAAAAtagtaaaattaataaaaaaaataaattctaCCAATCGTATCAAACTTTAAACCAGAGCTTTTTAAGTATATTCCgtataaagaaagaaaagaagaataAAATCATGTCGTATTCAATAGAAAATGATAGTATCCactaaatatgttatattagtAAATGgtttattgtattatatataataatacacaagcacacacacacacatatatatatatatatatatatatatgtataaattaaagatattatttgatattttCGTCTTTtttggaaaaatatattatatatatatatatatatatatatatatatatatatatgtatattttttttttagatgttaaatattatttttatatatattttattttgtataaatcatttttaattaaaatttttaaatcctcatatatatatatatatatatatattatatgggtatttttttttttttttttttttttttttcttataattttattaataattttttttttttttttttttttttttttcttatatttttattattattttttttttttttgtgttacataattattcaaaaaaaaaaaaaacttcaAAAATACATAGGACTTAAAAGTACTATTATTAATTTGGATACATATTTTGTTACCagtaaaattttaatttaataaaataataattgtgttgagatagttatatatacatgtggtcaaatttaatataagctaaaaatatacttatttAAAATAGTGCATGAAtagaagatatatatatatatatatatatatatatatataattgtattttatttattatattataatattaataaaagtaaaaagaagatattttatttagCAAAGTTGTTATGGTGTAGTACTGTCTCACTAATTTAATAtcctataaaaaatatatatatatatatatatatatattaatacttttatttatataaagaaaccataatttataaaataccTGTTTAGAAATTCCTTATAGTCTATGTTTTCATCGTTATTACATAATTCactatgataaaaaaaatatgtatacatatatatgtgtattcattatatttttgtgtgtttatttttttttatttttaattttttatttactttaTTATTGTATCCATTTCATCAACCGACATTTTTGAACCAACTGTTGTAAATAAGAGTTTAAGTTTTTCTTTAGAAATTTTTCCTGTTTTctttaaaaacatataaaaaaaataaaatgataaaataaataaataggcaaatatatatatatatatatatatatatatgtgaaattaaaaagaccaataaatcatatttatataaattttttaattattgtaTGCTTACATTTGtatcataaaaatgaaatatatccAACAAACCTTCAGTGGAATAATTCAATGACCTTATTTTATTGCAgaacttttttatattggATAAAGAACAAACACCTACAGcacataaattataaataaataattaaacatctatatatatatatatatatatatatatatatgcatatacatatacatatacatatttacatTAATACAACCTTTTGTCATGTTGttaaattcatttatatcttcttttGAAGGAACATAACCCtgagtaataaaaaaaaaaagaaattcataatttttataataatcacaATGTaactaaaaaatatataaatatattcatgaCACGTTTTTATagttatatttctttttttataatatcaccattttatatattatttccatGGCATCCTCAAAATGGATAGTTCTCGACCCTTcctaaataatatacaaacatgaataaaaaaaaaaaaaaaaaaatatatatttatatattaatatttttggtGATACAAAGAATAAATACAAGAATAATAGTTTTTATTGTAATAatctacaaaaaatatatgtatacaactaaggaaagaaaataaaaaataaattatattaacataataatataaaaatttgaaGAAAATTATAGTGTTACTGATATCTTGTTAAAAAGAGAAGTCAATTCCACTTCATTAATTATTTcctaaaaatattattatgagttcatataaaaaaaaaaaaaaaaaaaaaaaaaaaaaacatatatatttaaaagatattaataacaaaatgtttataataattataatgctgtctatattttttttcaaattttttaaGTCAAATACCTCCATAACTTTTATCcttaattcatatataagaTTAAATCTTATATGAtactttttacttttattaaaagtataaatattttaaaatatttattacaagtttatatgaattaaagccaaaaaaaaaaaaagaaaaaatacatacacatatatatatatatatatttatttatttataagctatcaaaaaaagaaacaatattttttattttatatattctttattgcAAACAAAAAAAGCATTTGAGAAATCAATTTTAATTTCATGGTTTAAAATTGAATGtgaattatattttgaaaaaaaaaaattatattaatatgataataaaaatattttttattttacaatgTAATGAATATGTGAACAATAATACTTATATACAGTTAATTAAATTTAACAGTTTTTTTTTGagcaaaaaaataatatatatatataaatatacacatatgttagaatatattttaaaaaaatacggattctaaatataaaaggataaaaaaaaaaaaaaaaaaatgaataataaaatttttttttttttttttcttttttttatttccataATATGTGTATTGTAAagaattcaaaaaatatgggtggcattaaataataaatgaaaaaaaaatatatatatatatatatatatattaaattggTAGAAAAAActaaaaccaaaaaaaaaaaatgaattttattataaaatgaaatttgctattttttatttatttatttatttttttttttttaatatactctaaaaaaaaaaaaaagggatgaacataaatatataaataaataaataaataaatatataaatatatatatatatttatattaatttttttttttttttgatatgatttatttaatataaatgtgcATAATTTGgctaaataaaaaaatggagatacataatatttaatgcttcatataattaagaggaataaaacaaaatatataaggatAGGAAGAATCctagaaaaaagaagaaggaaGAAGCAGCTTCTGCTTGATATGTTTCTGTTTGTAATCGTCTATTATCTGATCTGTTTTCGTTtctattttcataaaaatatggtTCTTCTGACATGTTTGTATATGATAAACCAAAGGAGAAAGGATTTACCCATACACCAAAAGAAGCTCTTAAACCTAAATTATTAGAATAGGTGTTATTTCTTCTTACTCCTTCTTTTCTTTTAGGTGTTGGTCTAGGTTCTTCTGGTTGTGCATATTTATGATCACTACTATTTTTTCCTCTTCCATATAAGGGAATAACATTTTCTTTGGATACTTCAGCTTTACATACAGGGCagtcattatttttttttatccatGCTGACAAGCATAGCCAGCAAAATAAATGACCACATTTTGTAACTACCGGGTCTCTCACATCATcaaaacatatattacattCAAAGGTATTTCTACTTTCATTTTCTGTAGCCGTATTGGgcttatttacattattattattattattattattattattatctttaacATTTGCGTTTTGCtcacaattattattttcatttgcaTTAATATCTTCCTCCTTGTCATGATGTTCATATGCTTTTTCCTCggttatattaatattattcttatttccATTAACATCTgtttccttttctttattaCCCTGATCATATGTAGTACTAATGTTAATATCAGTACATGTATCATTGTATATTTCAccatatttaaaagaatatttattattacccTTATTAAAAGTATTTAATTTCGAATTATCTTCTACATCGTGattttccttttcattttctttttcactTGTCATATCATAAGTATTATGAATTCTTTGTTCGTTATTTATTGTGTACTCcatattactattatcatTATGTTCTTccaatttaatattatctttcggtatatttgtttcattcatataatatatattattattaataatatctttATCGGCATACAAATCAttcttattatcattaaattgttttttttcttggtCAATTAAATTAtctgataataatgaatgcACGTTTTTATCGTTCCCCATATGCTCTTGTTCATTTTGCTcatagtttttttttattatattactattatagttttccttttctttttcatatttattatttaaagggATAACTTGTTCAGAATGAATTTTCTTTTCAGATACATTATCATTTATGTTAATATTGTTTAAATTCCTATGCTGATTAAAATGTTCATCGTTTATATCATAATCATACATAATGTCATAAAGAGAATCATAATCTTCTTCTGGaccattcatttttatttaatattttaaaaaaaaatcatttttaacaaaaaaaaaaaaaaaaaaaaaaaaaaaaaaagcaaaggaaaaatataaataaatattacatatatatatatatatatatatattaatgtaatataatgagtaatatatattttttttccccaattttattttcaaatatttaaatatatatattatatatatataataaaaaggatcgATGgaacttttaaaatattttatttttttgtaagaaaaaaaaaaaaaaaataaatataattatttgtataattattttttctcttacatatatatgttatataattttatacgtacaaaagaaaaaaaaaaaaaaaaaaaaaaaaaaaaaaaaatatatatatatatatatatttatataatattgatattattttgctatatatatatttataataccacaaaaaaaaagataaaacttgaaattatttttatatgtacatttcctctatttattttttatatatgaaaaaatgaattatggtattattatataaatattttaattttttttttatatcctttttcatttttgtaaaaaagggcattatgatatattaattcaaatgttatatttttatatacatttaacaTAAATAGATgatgggaaaaaaaaaaaaaaaaaattgaaagtacaaatatgtattatataaatatgtttttgttatattattttatatgataggtgcatttttttttttttttttttataattgtttatatataatgggcttcaaaaaaattataagtaaaaatatataatacatatatatatatatatatatatatatatataaaataaaattaagaaaaatggaatatttttaaaaatgagcttatatatatataaataaataatatatatatatatatatatatataaaataaaattaagaaaaatggaatatttttaaaaatgagcttatatatatataaataaataatatatatatatatatatatatatataatatatttataatatatttttatttctttagtggttaaaataaatgtcatttatatatgtgcaatttttcttaaaaaatatcTGACggatgaatatttttttttatatttgttataatttaatataaacccattttaaaaaatgaaacattTCATTATTTGTCTATAAAGTggaaataaagaatatatatatttaaacatttatgtaaattttttttatgttactGTCTTGAAACGAATACAAAATATTcgataatttatatgatatattttataatgttgACTACATTTATTTAAAGGCATAAATGTGTgtgttcatatttattttgttttgttttatttgttcCATTAtgtatatggatatatataatatatttgaacataataaatacaaaatttttttttatttaattttgcCATTTAAATTACAAAAGGTTGttctttttcaaaaaaaaaagaaaaagaaaaatatataaaaataaataaataaatatataaatataaatatatatatatatataatatttcctgTGCATgtttgaattatataaaaaatatacattacaAAAGCatatactaaaaaaaaaaaaaaaaaacttttattttttttttatttgaatatttGTTATCTGGTGGACCTTTGCCATTTTTCAATGGCTAAAGAAAATGCTGCAAAGCTAGCACATCCACTGATCATAGAAGGTACtccttttttataagaaATTGAAGCACCTGTTAAACAACCAGAATATAAGGTATTGGTTAAATCATTTGTAGCTCTAATTTTTTGTAAGGAATTTTCataaaaggaatataaaaatcCAATTTTTGCAAAATTAAGACAACTACTTTTAACAGATtgttttaataaagaaaattgtTCTTTTAATTGTTGTTTATATGTTAAATTATAATCTATATTACTAGGTTGcatactaaaaaaaaatactccTATTAATAATCCAACAATACCTCCACCTATACCCATACCAATACATTTTGGTAATATACCTTCATTCAAATATGTTTGAACTTTTATAAATGCTTTTTGTTCATCACTTAATTCTTCTccctttttaaatattttaaaatttatatacctATCGTTTAATATTCCACTCTTTGATCttgaattattatcattctctgtattattattactagtTGTaacattactattattaacACTATTGTTGTTTATACTCATTTTATGCTCAATTATTAAGAAATACTTTTTCTTCCTTGTACATACATATTAACAAGGTTATATTTATgcaaagaaataaaataaataaaataaaataaaataaaaaaaaaaaaaaatatatatatatatatatatttaaaaaaaaaaaatattatacatacatacatttatatatatttatatatatttatgtttattttcttaaaatatttttaacatatatatatgaataaaacgaaaaaggtaaaaattaaataaatccaACATATATAGTAATAAGATAGAAATATTGtcaatttatttaatttttttaatatttttttcattatgtaatcggaaaaaaaaataataaaaaattaacaaataaataaatatatatatatatatatatataaataatatataatatataatatatatatatataacatttatacACTAtctgtatattattatatataaaatactcATTCTTTATACTTTTAGAAAATGTAATTTTcccatataaattattttttatggatatgtttttattttttattttttattttttatttacatattcatAGGAACTATCTTTtgttaaattttaaaaaacttccatttttcataatattaccttaagttatatataagcatattaagaagaaaaaaaaaaaaaatacataaaataaaatcataaCATAGATACATCAAACATAATTCTTTTACTGTGTACATATTAtcacttattttatttttatttgaacgTTCAATATGATagtttaatataaaatattattattcataagataaataaatacatacatatatatatatatatatatatatatatatatatttatatataatatacaggaataaatttttatttattaaaatgtaaCTGCTGGATGTAAAAGAAAACCTGAAGCAAGGCTTAGTGCTACTTGCCTTCCTAATAAATGTTCAACAATTTTAAGACCAAATTCAACAGCTGAACCTGGTCCTACAGAAGTTATACAATTTTTAGAAACACATACTCTTCCTTTTCCAATGTGTTTAAAATTTCTTTCAAAAGAAGGATAAGCCACAGCTTCTACATCATCAATTAACGAGTGTCGATCTAAAACAGTTTCGGGGGCAGCACATATAGCTGCATATAATCTGTTATTAgctttttgttcttttaacATGTCAATAAATTCTGAACACTCCGATATAGTATTAGATCCTTTCATACCTCCTGGTATGACTAAAacatcataaatattatttcgtACCTTACTAATAGTTGTGTCAGCTAACACGACATTTTTTGATTGTAAGCAGACTTGCTCACTCTTTTCAACAGATGCTGTTGTTACATGTACaccttataaaaaattaaaaaaaaaaaaaaaaaaaaaatatatatatataaatatacatatatgtatgttatttcatttttttttttttatatattatatatttatatcattaaacGAAATTAAAATGAAAGACCTGAATTTTTTAACTTTCTCATTTAAAAgtaaaatgaatatacatatatatatatatatatatatatatatatatatatatatatatatattatggttattttttctttctttcacatatatattattatatgataatgtaatattataattggTGAAGTATCCCAAATTacacaaaaatattatacgtatataaaaatgtcatatgtttatatttttatttttatatttatttacctGCTCTCCTTAAAACGTCAACAACAGTAATATATTCGACATCTTCAGATCCAGAagccttaaaaaaaaaaaaaattaaaagagcaattttttatatgtataaataaagcaaaaatatgtatgtatatatatatatatatgtatagtattacataatatattgataCTACAGAATTATTTATgggtatatattaataaatcataacagatgtattatttttatttatttgtatgcCTCACCACTGCAACTAATGCTGTTTTTTTTCCactcattttattatttcaaaaaaaataaaaaattttatattagaatattatctaaatttttttttgttcttttttttttttttataaaaataatgaaaaaaagatttcaattttttttgtattatttatattaataattgttataaaatattttgatatattttttttttttatattaaaatttaaccttgaaaagaaaaaaagaaaaaaaaaagaaaaaaaaaagaattttttttttttttggaaggttattttaaaaaattaagtaagcaataaattataaaatatgtgaatatatatataatatgtataaattatgctaagaaatttttttatatattatttaaaagaaaaaatccaATTCAGCATATTTTTTCTTGGGAAGTATTCAGTGCAAAATATAAGCAGGTCAAAATCAAATAATAGTAAAAAGCATAATATATGACgcatatatgaaatattaataaattaaatatatgggATAAAAGTGCTACAAAAAATGTAATcataagttatatatatatatatatatatatatatatatatatagatagatatagatatagatagatatataaatacataattattaatgaatataataataattattattactatattttcttttcttttttttttttaatctacATTAAGggaatacattatatatgttaaaaaattatttctaAGATATGCGTGTGtagtttaaatatatatgctcttttttttttttttcttctataaAAAGGGTAGGTTTTTGAAATGAGTAATTTTTgctatttaatttttatgtaGACCTTAAgaaggaaatatattataatataatataacataatttttattataatttataaaatattttgtaattttttttggaaatattataaatatataaattggaattatacatattatatatatatatatatatatatatatatatttaatacacGTGACATAGTTCATATTTTACTAAtgttaaattaattaaaagaaattgttttgaaaagataaaatatatacacaaaatataaaataacatataaataaatttagaacgtatttttttttttttttctttgaagAATCATATTTGTGTAGATAACTCCATATGCATACtccaaaaaaaacaaaaaaaaaaaaaaaaaaaaaaaaaacaaaaaaaatgaaaaattacgatgagaatttaaaatatatgtttaattatttacaaaatgaagaaaaatcaGGTGATGAGGAAGAAAAaagtatagaaaaaaaaaatggggaaaaaaataaaataatagataatgaacatataaaagataCAAAGAGAACAAGTTTTATACAATATCCATATTATctagacaaaaaaaaagaaagagcATATACATTAGGTGCTATCAATGGTATAGGAGatattgatttattaaaagCCCCTTTAATGAATCCAATGAACCCAGAAGTTGTCCCCCCTATATTACAATTACCTGCTTCAacgaatttaataaaaaatgttcatTTGAAAGTTCAGCGTAATATAAATTTGGATAAATCTTATAAGTATAGGAAACAAAACAGTAATAAGGATATCATAAATGATATTAAGCCTTTATATTCATTACCTGAAAAGGTAATGTCATATTGTATGAATGTAAATGTAAATGCTGATTATAAGgagaataatgatgataataataataataataataatgagaataataataataatgaaaataataataataatgaaaataataattatatggatGATTGTCATAGAAGGGTGAAAGaagaattaattaaaaattacaaGGAACATAActcaaatgaaaaaaattatataaatacaaaaggTGAATTCAATTTGGATTATATGACTACATCAggtaatacatttatatctAAAAATAATGTTGAGATATTACCAAACGAAAACCATGAagacatattattaaaaaaggatTTATCATCGAACGaagaaataattaatatttcaaatgaaaaaaaagaaaatgataaatttgATCAACTAAACAAtacacatattaaaaaaaatatatatacaaaggaatataataataatatgactATCCATAAAAATGCGGAGAAAATAAATTCACGTAATACAAAATTAATTGAACAAATAAAGGAGGAAactaatgaatataatatattttgtaaaaatcgCAAtcttataagaaaaaatatttgtacagataatacatatattttaaaaaataacaatccACAGGAAATGAAAGACATAAACAAAATTAATGAACAACTTAAAATATTCGAGCAAAATCAAATAATGTCACCAAGTTTAAAAAATGCACTTAAAATGTTGGCAAATGATATTTATGTATAGCaaatcaatttttttttaaaactcattttttcgttttttcttttttttgtaacaTACATGagcttataaatatttttcaatgtaattatgatgatagtatatataaataattatatatacatatatatacataatttaataaaaagaatatttttgtattataaaagaatttttttttatttcattaaaatatcgacattattatttattatacatatatatatatatatattatgtatgtatttgctatgtaatattgttatattatactttcaaaatttataatacaaaaaaaaaaaaaaaaaaaaaaaaaaaaaaaaaatagtacgTAACTATAATTTCctaaaaacattttattacttgaacattttttttttttttgaaaatcaTATTAtgcacatatttatatatatattatatatataaatatattatttatacgatttttctattttataaacattcgtatattttaaaaaaaaatattcatacttattatacacatataaataatgtattatataaaattttatattttgcatatttattcatatatatatatatataatatatatatatattttacaatacttaaaagatattaaaatatcatagtaatggaaaaaaaaaaaaaaaataaaataataatagtatccttcaggaaatttttttttttttttctttttttaaatataaaataaattatacaatAATAAACGATAAtacatgatatatatatatatacatatatatattaaaattttaagcataaaaataaggaaattatatatttagcatattattgttttcatatatatattgtatatttttaaatatataaaatatataattatatatattaaaaaataaattaaaaaaaaaaaatacaaaaatattctAGAGAAATAACGTTATGAATACACAAGAGTAAAATTAAGTGACTACGCGTTTGTACTTGTgtacaaaaaatttatataaaagatacatatattatataatataaattataataaataaaaaaaaaaaaaaatatttatgcattatataatatttattattttgtgtataaaaataaaaataatttataaattatatatatgacatatttttataaagttTTCCCtttgaaataaaaacatttataaaaatatataatatatatatataatatatatatatatatatatataaataagatgattaattttaagaattattttattttatttttattttaatatctataataaattaattttcttatttataaatattttataatattatatataataatatataaagaaaaacataTAGTTTTCTTCTTTACAATAcctcatatatatgtatataatattttttttatatagaatATCCTTTATAAATAAgtgcatataaaaaataatattattatacaatcatatgaaaattataatatacatataatataaattgaattatcattatataaaatattcatatatatattataataatatatattattttttatatatatgtattattattatatttattataatattatatataatatatcttcttttttttttttttttatgttaaagcatgttattatatgaaataaaatatatattatttttttttttacatatataaaaaaaataaaccttttaattcttcatcgtattataccaaaaaaaaaaaaaaataataaatatatattttttatacaatatatataatacatatatttaacaatacatattatatatatataatatctatttttttttttttttatttataaaattataattaccatataattatttatttatatatatatattttttttttatcatcgtatttgaaaattattttataatattattatatatatataatattacatataaaaaatatatttatatttatcacatgaaaatatatatattttatgtaaactcatattaaataaatatacattttttttttttttttataatattataaaattcattgataaataatatattataatattatataaataatattttaatatttaa contains:
- a CDS encoding mitochondrial import inner membrane translocase subunit TIM22, putative gives rise to the protein MSINNNSVNNSNVTTSNNNTENDNNSRSKSGILNDRYINFKIFKKGEELSDEQKAFIKVQTYLNEGILPKCIGMGIGGGIVGLLIGVFFFSMQPSNIDYNLTYKQQLKEQFSLLKQSVKSSCLNFAKIGFLYSFYENSLQKIRATNDLTNTLYSGCLTGASISYKKGVPSMISGCASFAAFSLAIEKWQRSTR
- a CDS encoding protein DJ-1 encodes the protein MSGKKTALVAVASGSEDVEYITVVDVLRRAGVHVTTASVEKSEQVCLQSKNVVLADTTISKVRNNIYDVLVIPGGMKGSNTISECSEFIDMLKEQKANNRLYAAICAAPETVLDRHSLIDDVEAVAYPSFERNFKHIGKGRVCVSKNCITSVGPGSAVEFGLKIVEHLLGRQVALSLASGFLLHPAVTF
- a CDS encoding myosin light chain, putative, with protein sequence MEEIINEVELTSLFNKISEGSRTIHFEDAMEIIYKMGYVPSKEDINEFNNMTKGVCSLSNIKKFCNKIRSLNYSTEGLLDIFHFYDTNKTGKISKEKLKLLFTTVGSKMSVDEMDTIINELCNNDENIDYKEFLNRILN
- a CDS encoding E3 ubiquitin-protein ligase RNF5, putative, whose translation is MNGPEEDYDSLYDIMYDYDINDEHFNQHRNLNNININDNVSEKKIHSEQVIPLNNKYEKEKENYNSNIIKKNYEQNEQEHMGNDKNVHSLLSDNLIDQEKKQFNDNKNDLYADKDIINNNIYYMNETNIPKDNIKLEEHNDNSNMEYTINNEQRIHNTYDMTSEKENEKENHDVEDNSKLNTFNKGNNKYSFKYGEIYNDTCTDINISTTYDQGNKEKETDVNGNKNNINITEEKAYEHHDKEEDINANENNNCEQNANVKDNNNNNNNNNNVNKPNTATENESRNTFECNICFDDVRDPVVTKCGHLFCWLCLSAWIKKNNDCPVCKAEVSKENVIPLYGRGKNSSDHKYAQPEEPRPTPKRKEGVRRNNTYSNNLGLRASFGVWVNPFSFGLSYTNMSEEPYFYENRNENRSDNRRLQTETYQAEAASSFFFFLGFFLSLYILFYSS